One stretch of Scatophagus argus isolate fScaArg1 chromosome 18, fScaArg1.pri, whole genome shotgun sequence DNA includes these proteins:
- the LOC124049563 gene encoding collectin-12-like, which yields MKDDFADEEEVQSFGYKRFGIQEGTQCTKCKNEWALKTSIALLYVLCTLLTIAVAVLGYKVVQRVDSVSEGIANYGGKIMAVETDLKKLDDQAGEKSENTTTEIQAFKNNIWTLQRQLSAVEERIHNDQAKLSRLESIGSDIQSNQGSFQGLLDSNTATLHSVNGTLQSYGNIIGGLQDDTARLQRELQQQMKFQDHVLLSISRLNFTQAQQRDLIAVLQRSVDDTSQAIQKMRNDFQSLEQTARQTRSDADWLRSKVENLQVMASNASALAKANNDSLEDVGSQLAYMANELQNTSGLAEAHDQTLREILDQQRDFGNITSTKFDRLEVRLDESEQSMDFVTGNISFTTQLLGAINLKLNELRTCSETVGRHSDFLLNLNSSVADVRTDAVSLRSQQEELAARLDKEVTNLTIVMEEMKLVDTRHSQLITNFTILKGPPGPRGPKGDKGPQGPSGQSGQKGEKGEKGAPGIRGPRGEQGVPGPPGLPGLKGLPGVPGSPGSKGSRGSGGRAGPPGAKGEPGSAGLPGRDGQPGPQGAQGPPGIRGSMGPAGEQGPRGLPGPVGPPGPPGPPGHPGVPFRAPVIPLGPVSMQDEAVAPTLWAPGCPSEWVNYRDKCYFFSKDLHSFDDAKATCESTSASLLIINDMEEQKWLKKQTYGKGYFWMGLTDREEENVWRWLDGTEPAFTKWKPGQPDNWGHGHEIGEDCAGLIHEGLWNDFFCEDLISYICEKEMETSRPHGS from the exons GGATCCAGGAGGGCACCCAGTGCACCAAGTGTAAGAATGAATGGGCATTGAAGACCTCCATAGCTCTGCTCTATGTGCTGTGTACTCTCCTGACCATCGCTGTTGCTGTGCTTGGGTATAAAG tggtGCAGAGAGTTGACAGTGTGTCCGAAGGTATTGCAAACTATGGAGGAAAGATAATGGCCGTTGAGACTGATTTGAAAAAGCTAG ATGATCAAGCAGGAGAGAAGTCAGAGAATACCACCACAGAGATCCAGGCTTTTAAGAACAACATCTGGACTCTTCAGAGGCAGCTGTCTGCGGTGGAGGAACGCATCCACAACGATCAAGCTAAGCTGAGTCGGCTGGAGAGCATTGGCTCAGACATCCAAAGCAACCAGGGCTCCTTTCAGGGACTTCTGGATAGCAACACGGCCACCTTGCACTCTGTAAATGGCACCCTACAGTCTTATGGCAACATCATTGGGGGTCTGCAAGATGACACAGCCAGGCTGCAGAGAGAACTCCAGCAGCAGATGAAATTTCAGGACCACGTGCTGCTCAGCATCAGCCGCCTCAACTTCACCCAGGCCCAGCAGAGAGACCTCATCGCTGTTCTGCAGCGCTCGGTCGATGACACCAGCCAGGCCATCCAGAAAATGCGCAATGACTTTCAGAGCCTCGAGCAGACAGCCCGACAGACACGCTCTGATGCTGACTGGCTTCGTAGTAAGGTGGAAAACCTTCAGGTCATGGCCAGTAATGCCTCAGCTCTTGCAAAGGCCAACAATGACAGCCTGGAAGACGTGGGATCGCAGCTTGCTTATATGGCCAACGAGCTCCAGAACACCAGCGGCCTGGCTGAAGCTCATGACCAGACCCTGAGGGAGATTTTGGACCAGCAGAGGGATTTTGGCAACATCACATCCACCAAGTTTGACCGGCTGGAGGTGCGGCTGGATGAGTCAGAGCAGAGTATGGACTTTGTGACTGGCAACATCAGCTTCACTACGCAGCTCCTGGGTGCCATCAACCTTAAGTTGAATGAGTTACGCACTTGTTCCGAGACCGTCGGCCGTCACTCAGACTTCTTGCTAAACCTCAACAGCAGCGTCGCAGATGTCAGGACTGATGCAGTCAGCTTGAGGTCCCAGCAGGAAGAGCTGGCTGCGCGTCTGGACAAGGAAGTCACCAACCTCACTATTGTCATGGAGGAGATGAAGCTGGTGGACACAAGGCACTCACAACTAATAACCAACTTCACTATTTTAAAGG GTCCTCCGGGTCCCAGAGGGCCAAAAGGGGACAAAGGACCTCAGGGACCATCTGGTCAGTCTGGccagaaaggagagaaaggagaaaagggtGCTCCAGGTATACGAGGACCCCGAGGAGAACAGGGTGTCCCAGGACCCCCAGGTTTGCCAGGGTTAAAAGGACTGCCAGGTGTACCTGGTAGCCCTGGTTCCAAGGGCTCCCGAGGGTCAGGAGGGAGGGCCGGACCTCCTGGGGCTAAAGGGGAGCCAGGTTCTGCTGGTCTGCCTGGAAGAGATGGACAACCTGGTCCTCAGGGGGCACAGGGCCCACCAGGTATCAGAGGTTCGATGGGACCAGCTGGGGAGCAGGGCCCAAGGGGACTGCCAGGACCAGTGGGGCCACCGGGGCCACCAGGCCCGCCGGGACATCCAGGGGTTCCGTTCCGAGCTCCAGTAATTCCTTTAGGCCCTGTGTCCATGCAGGATGAGGCAGTAGCTCCCACACTATGGGCTCCAG GATGCCCTTCTGAGTGGGTAAACTACAGAGACAAGTGCTACTTTTTCTCCAAAGACCTGCACAGTTTTGATGACGCGAAGGCAACCTGTGAATCAACGTCTGCTTCATTGCTGATCATCAATGATATGGAAGAACAG AAATGGCTGAAGAAGCAGACCTATGGCAAGGGTTACTTCTGGATGGGTCTGActgacagggaggaggagaacgtTTGGCGTTGGCTGGATGGAACTGAACCTGCTTTCAC AAAGTGGAAGCCTGGTCAGCCTGACAACTGGGGCCACGGACATGAAATAGGAGAAGACTGCGCGGGGCTCATCCACGAAGGGTTATGGAATGATTTCTTCTGTGAAGACCTCATAAGCTACATCTGTGAGAAGGAAATGGAGACCT CCAGACCGCATGGATCGTAG
- the hacd1 gene encoding very-long-chain (3R)-3-hydroxyacyl-CoA dehydratase 1, with product MASSEEDGTVEEKENNNKKRTKSALATAWLTFYNIAMTAGWLVLAMAMIRFYIQKGTHKGLYRSIARTLKFFQTFALVEVGHCAIGIVRTSVIVTGVQVFSRIFMVWFITNSIRQIQSEESVILFLVVWTVTEITRYSYYTFSLLHHLPYFIKWARYNLFIVLYPLGVVGELMTIYAALPFVRRSGMYSMRLPNMYNVSFDYYYCLIIVMLSYIPLFPQLYFHMLRQRRRVLHGEVIVEKDD from the exons ATGGCGTCCAGCGAGGAGGACGGCACGGTtgaggagaaggaaaacaacaacaagaagagaACGAAAAGCGCCCTCGCTACCGCATGGCTCACTTTCTACAACATCGCCATGACCGCCGG GTGGCTAGTTTTGGCCATGGCGATGATACGCTTCTACATCCAGAAAGGCACGCACAAGGGTCTGTACAGAAGTATAGCAAGGACGCTCAAGTTTTTCCAGACCTTTGCCTTAGTTGAG GTGGGACACTGTGCAATCG GAATCGTGAGGACTTCTGTGATTGTCACCGGGGTTCAAGTGTTTTCACGCATTTTCATGGTTTGGTTCATCACCAACAGCATCAGACAG ATCCAGAGTGAAGAAAGTGTAATCCTATTCCTGGTTGTGTGGACGGTGACAGAGATAACCAGATATTCCTACTACACATTCAGCCTGCTCCACCACCTGCCGTACTTCATCAAATGGGCCAG ATACAACCTCTTCATCGTCTTGTACCCCCTGGGAGTCGTCGGGGAACTGATGACCATTTATGCTGCTCTGCCATTCGTGCGCAGATCTGGAATGTACTCCATGAGGCTCCCCAACATGTATAACGTGTCGTTCGACTACTACTACTGCCTCATCATCGTCATGTTATCCTACATCCCAC TGTTTCCTCAGCTCTACTTCCACATGCTGCGGCAGAGGAGAAGGGTGCTTCACGGGGAGGTCATAGTGGAGAAGGATGACTAG